In Ctenopharyngodon idella isolate HZGC_01 chromosome 1, HZGC01, whole genome shotgun sequence, a single genomic region encodes these proteins:
- the kctd12.2 gene encoding BTB/POZ domain-containing protein KCTD12.2 — MDKSRADASQRFSEIIELNVGGQVYVTRHSTLLSVPNSLLWTMFSEKKPAELTTDSKGRFFLDRDGFLFRYILDYLRDQTLVLPDYFKEKASLLKEAEYFQLQELVRRLRPAVSKENSITEEVCQSDPEEAALAGTSIASTGPRSPSLDAKKTGYITIGYRGSYTIGRDIQQDAKFRRVARITVCGKTSLAKEVFGETLNESRDPDRLPERYTSRYYLKYNFLEQAFDRLAEVGFHMVACSSTGTCAYSSNDPNEDKIWTSYTEYVFCRE, encoded by the coding sequence ATGGATAAAAGTCGCGCGGACGCTTCACAGCGATTCTCCGAAATTATTGAGCTCAATGTCGGAGGGCAAGTTTACGTTACGCGGCACTCAACTTTACTCTCCGTGCCAAATTCTTTACTCTGGACAATGTTCAGTGAGAAGAAACCCGCGGAACTTACCACCGACAGCAAAGGACGCTTCTTTTTGGACAGGGACGGATTTTTGTTCAGATATATTCTGGATTACTTGCGGGACCAGACTCTGGTTTTGCCCGATTACTTCAAAGAGAAAGCGAGCCTTCTTAAAGAGGCAGAATATTTTCAACTTCAAGAGCTGGTGAGACGCCTGAGACCGGCAGTCAGTAAAGAGAACTCTATCACCGAGGAGGTGTGCCAGAGCGACCCGGAGGAGGCTGCGCTCGCAGGCACCAGTATCGCCAGCACCGGCCCTCGCTCACCGTCTCTGGACGCGAAAAAAACCGGCTACATAACAATCGGGTACAGGGGCTCCTATACCATAGGACGAGACATCCAACAGGACGCCAAATTTCGACGGGTGGCGAGAATCACAGTGTGCGGAAAAACGTCTCTCGCCAAAGAAGTTTTCGGGGAGACTCTGAACGAGAGCAGAGACCCCGACAGACTCCCAGAGAGATACACGTCTCGGTATTACCTGAAGTATAATTTCCTGGAGCAAGCCTTTGACAGGCTGGCGGAGGTGGGCTTCCACATGGTTGCTTGTAGCTCCACGGGCACCTGCGCGTACTCGAGTAACGACCCCAACGAGGACAAAATCTGGACGAGTTATACCGAGTACGTTTTTTGCAGGGAGTGA